The following nucleotide sequence is from Deinococcus aerius.
CGCCCGGCTGACGGCGGCGGGGGAGACGTACCCCTGCACCTGCACCCGCCGGGAGATCGTGCGGGCCATCCAGGACAGCGCGGGGGCGCCGCACGGGGCCGAGCCGGTCTACCCCGGTACTTGCCGCACATGTCCAGCCCACCCCAGCCGTCCCGCCGCCATTCGCTGGCGCGTGCCCGACCGCACCGTCTGCGCCCACGACGCGCTGACGGGGGAGACGCTCTGTCAGGACCTCCCCGCCGAGGTGGGCGACTTCGTGCTGCGGCGCAATGACGGCGTGTTCGCCTACCATCTGGCGGTTGTGGTGGACGACGCGCTGATGGAGGTAACGGACGTGCTGCGCGGCGCCGACCTCTGGCCCGCCACGCCCCGCCAGGTCGCCTTGCAGGAGGCGCTGGGTTACCCCACTCCCCGGTATCTTCACGTGCCGCTGATGACCGACTACCGGGGCGAACGCCTCGCCAAGCGGGGAGGGGCGCCGCCCGTGCAGGCGCTCCGCGAAGGGGGAGAGGAGGCGGGCCGGGTCCTTGCCGCCCTCGCCCGCTCCCTGGGCTGGGACGTGCCCGACGTTGTTTCCGCCGCCGAATTGCTCCCGCTGTGGCAGGGTCATCTGGCTCGGGCCGGATTCCCGAAAACCTCACAAACTTAGACCAGTTGTCTAAGTTTCCCTAACGGGTGTTCGGGCGGGCGCTCTACCCTGGGGATCATGTCCCTCAACCTCCCCAGCTACCCGCAGCCGGACGGGCGCGGGCGATACGGGCGCTTCGGCGGGCGGTACGTCCCCGAGACGCTCATCCCCGCGCTGGATGAACTCGAACGGGCGTATCACGCCGCGAAGGCTGACCCCGAGTTCCTGAACGAACTGGACCGGCTGTTCAAGGACTTCGTGGGTCGCCCCAGCCCCCTCTATTTCGCGGCGCGGCTCACTGAACACGCGGGGGGCGCCAAGATTTACCTCAAGCGCGAGGACTTCAACTACACGGGCGCGCACAAGATCAATAACTGCCTCGCCCAGGCCCTGCTCGCCAAGCGGATGGGCAAACGCCGGGTGATCGCCGAGACGGGTGCCGGGCAGCACGGGGTCGCCTCGGCCACCGCCGCCGCCCTGCTGGGCCTGGACTGCATCGTGTACATGGGCGCGGAGGACATCCGCCGCCAGGCCATGAACGTCTTCCGCATGAAGCTGCTGGGCGCCGAGGTCCGCGAGGTCACCTCCGGCACGAGCACCCTCAAGGACGCCACGAACGAGGCCATCCGCGACTGGGTCACCAACGTGCGCGACACCTTCTACATCCTGGGCAGCGTGGTCGGCCCGCACC
It contains:
- the gluQRS gene encoding tRNA glutamyl-Q(34) synthetase GluQRS gives rise to the protein MPAPVTGRFAPSPTGAMHLGNARTALLAWLHSRAPGGRHLLRFEDLDTGRVRPWAFDTIRRDLEWLGLDWDAEYTQSERLPVYAAALARLTAAGETYPCTCTRREIVRAIQDSAGAPHGAEPVYPGTCRTCPAHPSRPAAIRWRVPDRTVCAHDALTGETLCQDLPAEVGDFVLRRNDGVFAYHLAVVVDDALMEVTDVLRGADLWPATPRQVALQEALGYPTPRYLHVPLMTDYRGERLAKRGGAPPVQALREGGEEAGRVLAALARSLGWDVPDVVSAAELLPLWQGHLARAGFPKTSQT